A genomic segment from Epinephelus fuscoguttatus linkage group LG17, E.fuscoguttatus.final_Chr_v1 encodes:
- the lrrc69 gene encoding LOW QUALITY PROTEIN: leucine-rich repeat-containing protein 69 (The sequence of the model RefSeq protein was modified relative to this genomic sequence to represent the inferred CDS: inserted 2 bases in 1 codon) — MAPSASLVLKLKDVFSLTNLAVLLLNNSCITPVPTEPLSLWSLYRLNLGNALKKVPGVLCYLTSLKKLCLXNQITVVPPATGRFSLLVVFNLNHDQIRGLPPQMQTCLFISLRRLQHLSMLDSELKEIPDELGHQLSELNLNDNNLSWVLQQLYQCKEPTKLHVANNKLTSLPEGIRALTKLQVLDVAGNKMF, encoded by the exons ATGGCTCCCTCTGCTTCACTTGTtctg AAACTCAAAGATGTTTTCAGTCTAACAAACCTCGCAGTTCTCCTGTTGAACAACAGCTGCATCACCCCTGTGCCCACAGAGCCATTGAGTCTGTGgtctttatacag GCTAAATTTGGGAAATGCCTTAAAGAAGGTCCCTGGTGTGTTGTGCTATCTGACGTCCTTGAAGAAACTTTGTCT CAACCAAATTACAGTCGTGCCACCTGCTACAGGAAGGTTCTCACT CCTTGTTGTGTTCAATCTGAACCACGACCAGATTCGAGGACTTCCAC cacaaatgcaaaccTGTCTTTTCATTAGTTTGAGGAGGCTTCAACATCTCAGTATGCTGGACAGTGAGCTGAAGGAGATCCCTGATGAGTTGGGCCACCAGTTGTCTGAGCTAAACTTGAATGACAATAATTTGTCCTGGGTGCTTCAGCAGCTGTACCAGTGTAAAGAACCAACCAAGCTGCATGTAGCCAATAACAAGCTGACCAGCCTACCAGAG GGAATCAGGGCACTGACAAAACTCCAAGTTCTAGATGTGGCTGGGAACAAGATGTTCTGA